From Penaeus monodon isolate SGIC_2016 chromosome 42, NSTDA_Pmon_1, whole genome shotgun sequence, one genomic window encodes:
- the LOC119599065 gene encoding charged multivesicular body protein 1a-like: MPWFGEDPQKKMMDCMFELKMCEKQMERLSKKAEKEQMAQKKKMVTAMKQGNVEGARIYAENCIRKKQESLSYLRMASRLDGVKSRVQSAMAMQGVTKNMSGAVGSLDKALKAMDLEKISQVMGQFESQFEDLDVRTNVMEDSMAAATTLSTPKSDVDALIQQVAEEAGLDMVSALPGMESVGELSTVGEKTKAKEMDELDQRLASLRN, from the exons ATTGCATGTTTGAGCTCAAGATGTGCGAGAAGCAGATGGAAAGGCTGTCCAAGAAAGCAGAAAAGGAGCAGATG gcgcagaagaagaagatggtgacAGCGATGAAGCAGGGCAACGTCGAGGGCGCCAGGATCTACGCTGAGAACTGTATCCGGAAAAAGCAGGAATCTCTCTCTTACTTGCGCATGGCATCTCGGCTCGATGGTGTCAAGTCCAG AGTCCAGTCAGCGATGGCCATGCAGGGCGTGACTAAGAACATGAGTGGAGCTGTCGGCTCCCTCGACAAGGCCCTCAAAGCCATGGATCTTGAGAAGATTTCACAGGTCATGGGCCAGTTCGAGTCACAATTCGAGGATCTGGACGTCAGGACTaat GTGATGGAAGACAGCATGGCTGCAGCAACAACCCTTAGCACCCCCAAGAGTGATGTTGATGCCCTCATCCAGCAGGTGGCTGAAGAGGCAGGGCTTGACATGGTGTCAGCGCTTCCCGGCATGGAGAGCGTGGGTGAACTCTCCACCGTTGGTGAAAAGACCAAAGCCAAGGAGATGGACGAACTCGACCAGAGGCTTGCCTCACTCAGGAACTAG